Proteins from a single region of Deinococcus apachensis DSM 19763:
- a CDS encoding D-alanine--D-alanine ligase family protein has product MKKRILLLAGGQSGEHEVSLMSARSVLSALPRDQFDVTPVVISPQGRWLPPTDTQRALETGQAQRGGDLVLHRAASAEGYDVVFPLLHGPMGEDGTIQGLLTLAGIPFVGSGVLGSAVSMDKVMTKQVLASAGLPQVGWRLAVRREWQDRPQEVCARAQELGYPLFVKPANLGSSVGISKVNHPDELTRALDLAFSLDRRVILEAMTPHRPREVEVGILGNDAPIASPVGELRFDAEFYDYETKYTEGRAVMHIPAPLPGEVAERVRTLALTAFRALDCAGLARVDFFYVEETGDLFLNEVNTMPGFTTTSMYPKLFEAAGLSYGELVTRLVELALERR; this is encoded by the coding sequence GTGAAGAAGCGCATCCTGCTGCTGGCGGGCGGACAGTCCGGGGAACACGAGGTCAGCCTGATGAGTGCCCGCAGCGTTCTGAGTGCCCTGCCGCGTGATCAATTCGACGTCACCCCCGTGGTGATCAGTCCTCAGGGCCGCTGGCTGCCCCCCACCGACACGCAGCGGGCACTGGAGACCGGTCAGGCCCAGCGCGGCGGCGACCTCGTGCTGCACCGCGCCGCGAGCGCCGAGGGCTACGACGTGGTCTTCCCGCTGCTGCACGGCCCGATGGGCGAGGACGGCACTATCCAGGGCCTGCTCACTCTGGCAGGCATTCCCTTTGTGGGCTCGGGTGTGCTGGGCTCGGCCGTCAGCATGGACAAGGTGATGACCAAGCAGGTGCTCGCCTCGGCGGGACTGCCGCAGGTCGGGTGGCGCCTCGCCGTGCGCCGCGAGTGGCAGGACCGCCCGCAGGAGGTGTGTGCCCGCGCGCAGGAGCTGGGCTACCCCCTCTTCGTGAAGCCCGCCAACCTGGGCTCCAGCGTGGGGATCAGCAAGGTGAACCACCCCGACGAGCTGACGCGGGCGCTCGACCTCGCCTTCAGCCTCGACCGCCGGGTGATCCTGGAGGCGATGACTCCTCACCGGCCCCGCGAGGTCGAGGTGGGTATCCTGGGCAACGATGCGCCCATCGCCAGCCCGGTCGGCGAGCTGCGCTTTGACGCCGAGTTCTACGACTACGAGACGAAATACACCGAGGGCCGCGCGGTCATGCACATCCCCGCGCCCCTGCCGGGTGAGGTGGCCGAGCGGGTACGGACATTGGCCCTCACGGCCTTCCGGGCGCTCGACTGCGCCGGGCTGGCCCGGGTGGATTTCTTCTACGTGGAGGAGACGGGCGACCTCTTCCTGAACGAGGTGAACACCATGCCCGGCTTCACCACGACGTCCATGTACCCCAAGCTGTTCGAGGCGGCGGGCCTGAGCTACGGCGAACTCGTGACCCGGCTGGTGGAGCTGGCCCTGGAAAGGCGGTAG